A single region of the Streptomyces sp. NBC_01262 genome encodes:
- a CDS encoding sensor histidine kinase, with product MRAYAARVLRNRGLVDVGLALAFTAASMLLGHERPPPGWERLDAYGYALTALVNLPVAARRRAPVAVCLVVCAAWAGYIAAGYWPVVNSLAPLLALYTVAASRSLRTALGCAALTGAVWLYAGFTAREASMATVTVQAVVSALVMCQFGNAARVSAERGDRLAVLTGQLRREQAERARRAVAEEQGRIARELHDVVAHHMSVISVQAGMAGYVFGSDPAAAHDALRTISDTSREGLEELRRMLAVLRTDGTGDDGPGPASYDPVPGLGRLDEMAGRIRAAGVPVELTVTGRPRPLAPGVELCAYRVVQEALTNVLKHAHAARAEVVVAYGARQLSVSVTDDGGDGGGTDPARIPPGAGHGLIGMRERARLYGGTVDIGPRPEGGYGVRLTLPTSASATPQGDESRA from the coding sequence ATGCGGGCTTACGCTGCGCGCGTGCTGCGGAACAGAGGGCTGGTGGACGTGGGCCTGGCGCTGGCCTTCACAGCGGCGAGCATGCTGCTCGGGCACGAGCGGCCGCCGCCGGGCTGGGAGCGGCTCGACGCCTATGGCTACGCGCTGACGGCCCTGGTGAATCTGCCGGTCGCGGCCCGCCGCCGGGCCCCCGTCGCCGTCTGCCTGGTCGTCTGCGCGGCCTGGGCCGGCTACATAGCCGCCGGCTACTGGCCGGTGGTGAACAGCCTCGCGCCGCTGCTCGCGCTCTACACCGTCGCCGCCTCGCGCTCCCTGCGCACGGCGCTCGGCTGCGCGGCGCTGACGGGCGCGGTGTGGCTGTACGCGGGATTCACCGCCCGGGAGGCCTCGATGGCCACGGTGACCGTGCAGGCGGTGGTGTCCGCGCTGGTCATGTGCCAGTTCGGCAACGCCGCCCGGGTGTCCGCCGAGCGCGGCGACCGACTGGCCGTACTGACCGGACAACTCCGCAGGGAGCAGGCGGAACGGGCCCGGCGGGCGGTCGCCGAGGAGCAGGGCCGCATAGCGCGCGAGCTGCACGACGTGGTCGCCCACCACATGTCGGTGATCTCGGTGCAGGCGGGAATGGCCGGATACGTCTTCGGTTCCGACCCCGCCGCTGCGCATGACGCGTTGCGCACGATCAGCGACACCAGCCGGGAGGGGCTGGAGGAGCTGCGCCGGATGCTGGCCGTCCTGCGCACCGACGGCACGGGCGACGACGGCCCGGGCCCGGCCTCGTACGACCCCGTGCCCGGCCTCGGGAGGCTCGACGAGATGGCCGGACGCATCCGCGCGGCGGGGGTGCCGGTGGAACTGACCGTCACCGGGCGGCCGCGGCCGCTGGCGCCGGGCGTGGAGCTGTGCGCGTACCGCGTGGTGCAGGAGGCGCTGACGAACGTACTCAAGCATGCGCATGCGGCGCGGGCGGAGGTCGTGGTCGCGTACGGGGCACGGCAGCTTTCGGTGTCCGTCACGGACGACGGCGGCGACGGAGGGGGTACGGATCCGGCCAGAATCCCCCCGGGTGCCGGACACGGCTTGATCGGCATGCGCGAGCGCGCCAGGCTCTACGGCGGGACGGTGGACATCGGCCCCCGGCCCGAGGGGGGCTACGGCGTCCGGCTGACGCTGCCCACCTCTGCGTCGGCCACGCCACAGGGGGACGAGTCACGCGCATGA
- a CDS encoding DUF3017 domain-containing protein, translating to MPAEPGSRRFPAWTRTTARPEGGGRAIGGHAPAPARQWPILLVLGGVALGLLLTAAGTFRAGIVLIGASLLTGGLLRWLMPSVGMLAVRSRFTDVITYVVLGTVIVLLALMAQPDPVLELPFLENIVRFSVR from the coding sequence ATGCCGGCTGAGCCCGGAAGCCGCCGCTTCCCCGCCTGGACCCGCACCACCGCCCGCCCCGAGGGCGGCGGCCGCGCCATAGGGGGCCACGCCCCCGCGCCGGCCCGCCAGTGGCCGATCCTGCTGGTGCTGGGCGGGGTAGCGCTCGGCCTGCTGCTCACGGCGGCGGGCACCTTCCGGGCCGGCATCGTGCTGATCGGCGCGAGCCTGCTGACGGGCGGGCTGCTGCGCTGGCTGATGCCGTCGGTGGGCATGCTGGCCGTGCGCAGCCGGTTCACCGACGTGATCACCTACGTGGTCCTGGGCACCGTCATCGTGCTGCTGGCGCTGATGGCCCAGCCGGACCCGGTGCTGGAACTCCCGTTCCTGGAGAACATCGTGCGCTTCTCGGTCCGCTAG
- a CDS encoding bifunctional methylenetetrahydrofolate dehydrogenase/methenyltetrahydrofolate cyclohydrolase, with translation MTAQILDGKATAAAIKSELSTRVEALRARGITPGLGTLLVGDDPGSRWYVAGKHRDCAEVGIASIQRELPGTATQEDIEAVVRELNDNPECTGYIVQLPLPKGIDTNRVLELMDPAKDADGLHPMSLGRLVLNEPGPLPCTPNGIVELLRRHKVEINGAHVAVVGRGVTVGRSIGLLLTRKSENATVTLCHTGTRDLGAVLRQADIIVAAAGVTHLVKPEYVKPGAAVLDVGVSRDDNGKIVGDVHPGVAEVADWISPNPGGVGPMTRAMLLANVVEAAEAAAQGHAG, from the coding sequence CATCACCCCGGGCCTGGGCACGCTGCTGGTCGGCGACGACCCGGGCAGCCGCTGGTACGTCGCGGGCAAGCACCGCGACTGCGCGGAGGTCGGGATCGCCTCCATCCAGCGCGAACTGCCCGGAACCGCCACCCAGGAGGACATCGAGGCGGTCGTCCGGGAACTCAACGACAACCCCGAGTGCACCGGCTACATCGTGCAACTCCCCCTCCCCAAGGGCATCGACACCAACCGCGTCCTGGAGCTGATGGACCCGGCCAAGGACGCCGACGGCCTGCACCCCATGAGCCTCGGCCGGCTGGTGCTGAACGAGCCCGGCCCGCTGCCCTGCACCCCCAACGGCATCGTGGAGCTGCTGCGCCGCCACAAGGTGGAGATCAACGGCGCGCATGTCGCCGTGGTCGGGCGCGGGGTCACCGTGGGCCGCTCCATCGGCCTGCTGCTGACCCGCAAGTCCGAGAACGCCACCGTGACGCTGTGCCACACCGGCACCCGCGACCTCGGCGCGGTGCTGCGCCAGGCCGACATCATCGTCGCGGCGGCGGGCGTCACGCACCTGGTGAAGCCGGAGTACGTGAAGCCGGGCGCCGCCGTCCTGGACGTCGGCGTCAGCCGGGACGACAACGGCAAGATCGTCGGCGACGTCCACCCGGGCGTGGCCGAGGTCGCGGACTGGATCTCCCCGAACCCGGGCGGGGTCGGCCCGATGACCCGCGCGATGCTGCTGGCAAACGTCGTCGAGGCCGCCGAGGCGGCCGCGCAGGGCCATGCCGGCTGA